The following are from one region of the Silene latifolia isolate original U9 population chromosome 9, ASM4854445v1, whole genome shotgun sequence genome:
- the LOC141600082 gene encoding uncharacterized protein LOC141600082: MGRVALSNMIRRQATHLIYRHSCLASNTFRLQTPAIYPTTDLFSTLQKRWASSYNLKPHDDSKITIGPRKVAEADENDKHPGIAYYGPISSTIRKVKLLSLSTCCLSVSLGPVITFMTSPDLNVIVKGGVAASVMFMSATTTAALHWFVSPYVHKIRWEPGSDTFEVEMMSWLATPITKTIKFSDIRVADTNRPYVSFKANDNFYFVDPDHCPNKALLAKLTPQKPAHASAFKNL, from the exons atgggGAGGGTAGCATTGTCGAATATGATCCGTCGTCAAGCCACACACCTCATCTACAGACACTCTTGTTTAG CTTCTAACACCTTCAGGTTACAAACACCAGCAATATACCCAACCACTGATTTGTTCTCTACTCTCCAAAAGAGGTGGGCATCTTCTTATAACCTTAAACCACATGATGACAGCAAGATTACTATCGGACCACGTAAAGTAGCTGAAGCTGATGAAAACGATAAACACCCTGGAATCGCTTATTATGGTCCTATCTCATCAACCATTAGAAAAGTGAAGCTCCTCTCTCTCTCCACCTGCTGCCTATCCGTCTCATTGGGACCCGTAATAACCTTTATGACCTCTCCCGACTTGAACGTCATCGTCAAAGGAGGTGTCGCTGCCTCCGTCATGTTCATGAGTGCTACTACTACTGCTGCTCTTCACTGGTTTGTCAGCCCTTATGTCCATAAGATTAGGTGGGAACCTGGTTCCGACACTTTCGAGGTTGAAATGATGTCTTGGCTGGCAACCCCAATAACAAAGACCATTAAGTTTTCTGATATTAGGGTTGCAGATACCAACAGGCCATATGTGTCTTTCAAAGCTAATGACAATTTCTACTTCGTGGATCCTGATCACTGTCCAAACAAGGCTTTGCTAGCCAAACTCACCCCTCAGAAACCCGCTCATGCATCAGCTTTCAAGAATTTATGA